A single genomic interval of Geotrypetes seraphini chromosome 1, aGeoSer1.1, whole genome shotgun sequence harbors:
- the HMX1 gene encoding homeobox protein HMX1, with translation MPAEAPVRRRSPSARVSSFFIDNLLGSERKQSRGETKLERPASGQKKRCGHSPMHCRVSPSGFSIAQDFSLRGESTVDWCRRARASFIGCTSPDISDCDSPEIVEAAERPQVPGDGREEEEEEGEEEEEEGGGGERAPALDSVSSSCRKKKTRTVFSRSQVFQLESTFDAKRYLSSSERAGLAASLHLTETQVKIWFQNRRNKWKRQLAADLDAASLSHSAQRIVRVPILYHESSPTASALGFSLPHLPPPLVSFSNPGSYPLAAFPFLRSQMTGLV, from the exons ATGCCGGCCGAAGCCCCCGTGCGCCGGCGCTCACCCTCGGCCAGGGTGTCTTCCTTCTTCATCGACAATCTGCTGGGGAGCGAGAGGAAGCAGAGCAGAGGCGAGACGAAGCTCGAGAGGCCGGCGTCTGGGCAAAAGAAGAGGTGCGGGCACTCCCCGATGCATTGCCGGGTCTCTCCCTCCGGCTTTAGCATCGCCCAGGACTTCTCTCTGCGAGGGGAGAGCACAGTGGACTGGTGCAGGAGGGCGCGTGCCTCATTTATAGGTTGCACGAGCCCCGACA TCAGTGACTGCGATTCTCCAGAAATCGTGGAGGCAGCGGAGAGACCGCAGGTGCCAGGAGACGGgcgagaggaggaagaggaggagggcgaggaggaggaggaagaggggggcGGAGGAGAGCGGGCGCCAGCACTGGACTCTGTGTCCTCCTCCTGTCGCAAGAAGAAGACGCGCACCGTGTTCAGCCGCAGCCAGGTCTTCCAGCTGGAGTCCACCTTCGACGCGAAGCGCTACCTGAGCAGCTCCGAGCGAGCGGGGCTGGCCGCTTCCCTGCACCTCACCGAGACCCAGGTTAAGATCTGGTTCCAGAACCGCAGGAACAAGTGGAAGAGGCAGCTGGCTGCCGATCTGGACGCGGCCAGCCTCTCTCACTCGGCTCAGCGGATCGTCAGGGTGCCCATTCTCTACCACGAGAGTTCGCCCACTGCCAGCGCCCTGGgcttctccctgccccatctccctcctcccctggtcAGCTTTTCCAACCCTGGTAGCTACCCGCTGGCCGCTTTTCCTTTCCTAAGATCTCAAATGACTGGCCTCGTTTGA